From Ktedonobacteraceae bacterium:
GCGCACTCATATGCCAGGCCCAGCAGGTTGATCCAGCCCCGGTCGCTACAGCAACCTAAACGCTCAATGGCGCTCACTAACTGCGGAGAAACTTTAGCCCGCGCAGTCTCAAACCACTCGTTTCCTATCTCATAGGGATACTGTTCGCGATCATCGTTCCAGATCATCATGCTGATCAGGAATTCATAGGCCAGGCCAAAGTCTATTTCTATGCTGGGAGTCCATTTTCCCGGAATGTCACGAACGGCCATCTGTTTACCTCAAGCATGTGTTCGATATTTTTCGTGCGAACAACGTGTTCGTTCGATATTTTTCGTATAAGGGAAGTGTAACTGAAGGATGGGTGCTTGTCAAGGAAAGTGTCCCTGGTGATTACCCATGAGTGTGCGAGAGATTCTTCGCTGCGCTCAGCATGACAGGCCCCGGAGACAGCCAGGTGTCTCCGGGGCCTGTCATGCTGAGCGCAGCGAAGAATCCGCGGTACAATGGCTTCCGTCATTGCGCGGGTGCGTCGCCCAGCATGTCATTCTGAGAGAAGCGAAGAATCTGTGCTGTAGTGGGGCATGTCCCGTACAAACCGGCCTGGGAGAACAACGGCAATTTCTTCTTTCAGTCGCTGGGCCAGGGAAAGGCCATCCTGAATGGCGACTTTGGTGGCTTGCTTCCTTCGGAGATCGACCCGTTCATCGACAAGCTCCTCGCGGGAGGTCTTGTCTTCCAGGCCCTTCACCAGCACTTCTACGACCTTACTCCCCAGGTATACTTCATTCATTTTCGCGGAATTGGCGACCCGCTCCAACTCGCGAAGGCAGCGATTGTGGCGGTGAAAGTCACCGGCACTCCTTTGCCTCAGACTGCTCCCTCCCACCCCAAAACGCCATTGCCTGCTGATGAATTGGGCCAAATCCTTGGCGGTTCGCCTACTATAGGCGCGTCAGGGGTGGTCACTATCATGGTTCCGCGCCGGGATACGATTGTTCTGGGTGGCGTCCAGATCAATCCTTTCCTGAATATAGCCACGACGATCTCTTTTTTACCGCTCGGCAAAGGCCAGCAGGCGGTTGCGGCCCCCGACTTTTCCATGATCGCCTCCGAGGTTCAGAACGTGGTGGGAGTCATGCGCAAGCAGGGATGGGAGATCGGCTGCCTCTACAATCAGGAGACTGACGAGCACCCACAGCTCTATTTCTCACACAACGCGAAGATTGGCGATGCCGTCACGCTGGCCCATGAGATTCGTAAGGGCCTCGATCAGACAAATTCGAAGGGTTCTCCTTCCTGAGTGCGTACCTGAATACGGCGCCTGTCGCACTCGTAGTTCAGTATAGATACGATGCCGCTGATAGCCGTTTCCACCGGACGATTCAGCGGCATCGGGGCCTTCATTTCTTGTGTTAAGCAGTGGTGTGTCTTCTTGTGAGCGAGTTGGGAATAAAGCCATAGCAAATTTCGCTGCTCATCTGTTATACTGCGATTGAAAAATGGATAAGCTACTTTTGATCGCAATAGAGATCAGCGAAGGAGGCAAGCCACATGCCAGCTATGCGTTCAAAGATGACCCGATCAGCAGGTTTTCTGCCCGCACTTGTACTCGTTGTAGTGCTTTTCTTTTCCTATAGTCTTCCTGTAAATGCCGCTCCTGCTAGCTCTACAGTGAAGACATCGCTGCCGCCGCCCGTTCCATGCCCTGGATGCTGGCAACCGGCTTTGAATACGAGCTGGCAGTGGCAACTATCGGGCAAGGTCGATCAGTCGTTCAATGTCGTCATGTACGATATCGATATGTTTGATAATCCGGCCAGCGTCGTGCAGTCGCTGCATGCTGCCGGGCGCATCGTGATCTGCTATATTGATGCTGGCACCTGGGAGAAGTGGCGGCCCGATGCGAAAGAGTTTCCCAAATCGGTGCTGGGCAGGCATAACGGCTGGCCGGGCGAGCGCTGGCTGGATATTCGCCAGCTTTCTATTCTGGAGCCAATCATGCAAGCCCGCATGCAGCTTTGCCAGTCCAAGGGCTTCGATGGCGTCGAGTTTGATAATGTCGATGGCTACAGCAACAAGACCGGCTTTCCTCTGACCTACCAGGATCAGCTCAATTATAACGTCTGGCTTGCCAATTCCGCGCACTCGCTGGGCCTATCGGTCGCGCTGAAAAATGATGTGGATCAGGTCAACGACCTGCTGCCCTACTTTGACTGGTCGCTCGATGAGCAGTGCTTCCAGTACAAAGAATGCGACAAGCTCTTGCCGTTCATCAAGGCCAACAAAGCAGTAATGGAAGTCGAATACAAGTTGAATCCGTCGCAGTTTTGCCCAGAAGCGAATGCCATGAACTTCAATTCGATGAAGAAACACCTCAATCTGGGACCGTATCGTGTGGCGTGTCGCTGAACTGGTGCCAGAGATTCTTCGCTGCGCTCAGAATGACAGGCCTGCGCGCAGGCCTGTCATTCTGAGCGCAGCGAAGAATCTCTGGCAGGCTTATGAGGAATCACCAGGTCTACTCGTTTCGCCTCAACATATGTAATCCCATGCCATTCCTGCCGGGTTCCGGCCATAGCAAAATGGAAGCGATCCGCGTTCAGCACCTTTTCGATATCTTCAAAAGGGAAATCTTGCTCATTTCCCTGTTCCCACTGCGGAAAACGCCCCTGGCGCAAACGCGCGATTCTGTCCGCCAGCAGTTGTGGGGCATCCTCGCGACCAGTAATCAGCGCTTCCAGGTAATCGGCGCAGAAATCATCCTCAGTTTCAGGAAATGTCTCGTCCGGTCTCCCTGTGGGCAGCAGGGTGATAGGTTCGCCCGTCTCAGCCGCCAGCATGGAAGCGTAGTGAGCGGTGGCCGTGGCGTTGACCAGCGAACAGATCAGCAGGTAGCGTGAATGGGCAGCGTTGACCGCCCCCTGCGTTCCCGCTCCGGTACGCTGGATGAGCAGGCGACCCGCGACCGGAGCCTTTGCCATCAGCGCGGGTGAATTATTGAAATCAAAGCCCGGAATCAATCGCCCGCCGATCTCCCCTGCCAGCAGAGCTTCCGGCTCTCTCCCACGCAATGCAAATGCCTCGTCCGTGGTGCGCACAAGCCAGATGCGGCTCGCTCCACCCGCGAACGCATAGGCGGCTACTGTGAAAGCGCGAATCACATCGATAACGATGGTAACACCGTGTGCCTCTCCTGCACGAAGAAAGCCCGCGCGCAAGATGTGGATATGCTTCACGCTTACAGGATGCTCTTGTTGAGTGTGGCCAGGAACTCCATGTTGTTGCTTGTCTTCGACATATGTTGTAGCAGCGCCTCCATTGCCTCCATACCGCGTTGATCGGCCAGCGTTGAGAACATGCGGCGCATGACGACCACTGCGCGCAGCGTTTTGTCGTCGAGCAGCAATTCTTCGCGGCGCGTGCTGGAAAGCGAGATGTCGATGGCGGGGAAGACACGGCGCTCGGCCAGCTTGCGGTTGAGCAGCAGTTCCATGTTGCCGGTGCCTTTAAATTCTTCGTAGATCACATCATCCATGCGGCTGCCCGTATCCACTAGCGCGGTCGCGATGATCGTCAGGCTGCCGCCCTCTTCGATCTTACGCGCGGCGCCAAAAAAGCGCTTGGGTGGGAAGAGCGCGCTTGGATCAAGACCGCCGGAGAGCGTGCGACCGCTGGGCTGCACGGCCAGGTTATAGGCGCGGCTCAGGCGCGTAATGCTATCGAGGAGTACGACTACGTCGCGCCCGCCTTCGACCAGGCGTTTGGCGCGCTCCAGCACCATCTCGGCAACACGTGTATGCGCCTCGGTTGGCTCGTCGAATGTGGAACTGATGACCTCGGCCTTGACCGAGCGTTTCATGTCGGTGACTTCTTCTGGACGCTCGCCGATGAGCGCGATCATGAGATGGACATCGTTGTAGTTTTCGGTAATGGAGTTGGCGATGGATTTGAGGAGCATCGTCTTGCCGGCTTTGGGGGGAGAAACGATCAAACCGCGTTGTCCGCGCCCGATAGGAGCGACGAGATTGATGATACGCCCGGAGATGTTCGAGGGACCCGTCTCGAGATTGAACATTTCGCGTGGAAAGATCGGCGTTAAGACATCAAAATGCGGGCGGCGCTTGGCAATTTCGGGATCGACTCCATTGATAGCCTCGACGCGCAAGAGACCGTAGTATTTTTCGTTGTCCTTGGGCGGTCGAACCTGGCCGGAGACCATGTCACCTGTGCGCAGGCCGAAGCGGCGAATTTGTGATTGTGAGACGTAGACATCCATGTTGCCGGGTAGGAAGCGTTCCTGTCGCAGGAAGCCAAATCCATCTTCAACGATTTCCAGAACCCCCGCGCTGAAAATGTTGCCTTGTTGTTCGGTATGGGCCTGGAGAAGTCGGAAGACGAGGTCTTGTTTTTTGAGGGTGGTGTAACCGGAGAGTTCGAGGTCGCGAGCGATGTCGCGCAGCTCCGTTATGGTTTTGGTTTCTAGTTCGGCAATATTCACGTTGTTCTAGGGCGGGGCGAATCCACAACCGTGGGAAGTATGGAAAGTGACACGCCCTTTCTCCTTTCTTTGATGAACCTGGAATTTAATGGAAAATACGCGGCTGTTTACAACAACACTACATTACAGAAAGACCTGCGGAACTTTGGAATGGCGCGATACATACCTCAGGAGCTAGCAGGAATATATCATACGTAAAGGCAGATGTCAAGAGCTTTTCCTGTATTCCGGCCATCTGGAAATAATACGAATGATCGTGTACGTGGGTTACCAGCAGCGCGTGGTAGTTAGAAGCGTCGCACCCAGGCGCGAGAGATTGAAACGCGCCTCGCATCGCTCCTCTGAGGCCCTTATGCCCCACCCGTCATCAACCCGGGGGATTCCTTCCGGCCAGACCCACGTTCAATATCATAGAACGCGAACCAGTATTTGTCAATCCATTCATCACATTGATGGGCCAATTCTCCTAAGCCGCGCTTTTCAAGTTCGCGATTCACAATGTTATTGGCATGCGGGTGCTTATGGATACGCGGCAAAGGCGAGCCAAACCCGTGCGCATAATGCGTCAGTTCGTGCGCGATGGTTGTAATCAGCACATATTCTGGTACCTGCCGGTTGCGCAGCAAAGCATTGATGCCAATAAATGATATCGTGTTATCGAGGGAAAGCCGGATCAGGCCGAGCCGCCGTTTCCAGGGATGGCAATAGGCGATCTTCACAATATTCGCTCGCGGTACATCAAAGAAATAGTGATACCAGATTTGCTCGAGATACAAATCGAGATTTCTTTCGCATTCTGGCAGGCGTTCCGGCTCAGGGATTGTAGGGACAGCACCTTGTGCCTGTCCTGATTCTACTAGCATGGATTTCTGGACTCCTGGCAAAAAAATGTAGGGACAGTGCTTTGTGCCTGTCCTCGTCACCTGTGCAGGTTTTAAGGAAAGAACGCCCGTCCCTACAGGGTAAACCCTTGTAGTTGCTCCGGTTCCTGACTGGCAGTCGTCAAGTTCCTTGTGAGTCCAGTATACAGAGGGGCATAAAATAAGGGGTAGGGGCCGGTTCACCGTACACATCGCCGATTGATCGGCCCCATGCCTATTACCAGTGTATTTCGTCAAACTGCATCATCGCGCCCTGGGGTGAGGACGCCCCTCATGTTAGATCTCCCCATACACGATCCTGCCCCCCAGAATCGTCGCCTGCACTCCATTCTCGGCCATTTTCTGCTGTGGCACGCTCAAAATATCCTCGTGCAAAACGACTGCATCGCCCAGTTTGCCAGGGGTTAGCGACCCCTTGTGATCCTCCTGCCCGGCAGCATAGGCCGCGCCCATCGTGTAATCCCAGAGCGCCTGTGCCACCGGCAAGGCCTGATCGGGCAGCCAGGGCGGACGCTGTGGCGTAGCGGTGTCGTTGCGCATGGTGGCGGCATAGAGGATGCGAATTGGATCAAATGTCTCGACAGGTGCGTCGGAGCCGAGCGCGAGCGGGATGCCCATCTGCTGCATGGTGTGGTAGGCGTAGGCGTGGCGAGAGCGCCTGCCCCAGTAGCGTTCGGCGATATCGCGGTCCGCGACGGCATGGAATGGCTGCACTGAGGCCACTACGCCGAGCCGCTTCATACGCTCAAGGTCCTCGGACGTAATTAATTGCACGTGTTCCAACCGGTAGCGCAAGCGCCTCGTCCTACCCCCGGACGACGAACCAATCCCCGGTCCCTGTAGGGGCCGATTGATCGCGCCCAGCGCCGATTGATCGGCCAACAATCGTTGCGCGTATTCGATGGAATTCAGCGCCACATGGGCCGCGCGATCACCGATGGCGTGAATGGCAATGCTAATGCCCATTTCGGCGGCGGCGCTGACCGTCTCTTTCATCTCTGCTTCCGGCAATGTCAGGATACCTTTGTTGTTGGGATTGCCCTCGAAGCCTTCGAGCATGGCCGCGGTCTGCGAGCCAAGCGTGCCATCGGCAAAGATTTTGATACCGGCAAAGCGCAGCAAATCATCGCCAAAGCCTGCCCGTAATCCTATTTCGCGCAGCTCCGGCAGCATGTGACGGGGCAAGAACATGTCCACGCGCACGCCCAGTTGTCCCTCGTCGCGCAGTTGCTGGAACAGGGTGAAGGATTCTCTAGCCTCGATATCGTGAATGCTGGTTATGCCGGAACGCTGCAAGTCTTTGATGATATTTTGCGTCAGGTGTCGAGTCAGAATGGGATCGCGTTTGTCGATAACGCGGTAGACGAGCGAGGTTGCCTCTTCTTCCTCTAGAACGCCGGTGGGTTCGCCATTGCTATCGCGCAGGATTGCTCCATTGGCCGGATCGGGTGTTGCCCTGGTGATGCCGGCTCGCTGCAAGGCCAGGGAGTTGACCCATAGCAGATGCCCATCTTTGCTCCATAGGGCGATGGGATGGGCAGGCGCGACGGCATCGAGCGAGGCGCGGCTGGGAAACTGCTGGCCGGGCCAGAGATTTTTATCCCAGCGCCCGCCCTGTATCCACTGGCCGGGTGGAGTTTGCTCTGCGCGCTGTTGCACCAGTCTTGCCACCTCTGCCTCGCTGCTCGTTCCACTGGCGTCGATGTAGTGCCTGCGATAGGCTGCCTCGATGAGGTGAATGTGGGCGTCGGTAAAGCCGGGCAGGACTATTTTGCCGCGCAGGTCTATCATTTCGCTGTCTCTGACCGCCATGCGGCGTATTTCGTCGTTGTCGCCAACGGCCAGGATGCGCCCGCTGGCGCTATCGATAGCCATGGCCTGCGCCCCCGGCTGCGCCGCATCCATCGTATAGATCGTACCGTTCAAATAAAGTATCGTCGTCATTCTAATATCCCCAGTTGCACTATCTCGAAATCAAATAGACGCTGGCGATGATCAATATTCCACCCGCGATTGTTGTGGGAAGCAGCTGATCGTGCAGCAGAAGAATTGCCAGGACGGTACCGAGCAGCGGCTGGATAAACAGCGTCGACGCGGCGGCGGAGCCATCGACGGTTGCCAGCCCCTTAAACCAGGCTAAATAGGCAATCACCGTGGACATCAGCGCCAGCCAGCCTATTCCCAGCCAGGCCGCGAGGCCTAACGGGTGCCAGCCGTTGAGCAGGATATCGCTGCCGGCAATCGGAATCCAGAAAATAGTGCTGCCCACGATGGTCGCGGCGGTGATCAATAAGGGTGAGTGCTTCACCAGCAGCGCCTTCCCACGTACAGTATAAAATGCCTCGAAGATCAATGCCAGCACAACCATCAAGTCACCCACCATGCGCAAAATACCCCCACCCGAGGGAATGTTCGGTAACGGGCTGCGCTCGACGATCAGGTAGACGCCGGCAAAGCCAAGTAGCAGCGCGATAACCGCGAGCGGCTTGAAGCGCTCGCGTAGCAATAGCCACGAGAAGATCGCCGTATACAACGATTCGCTGGTAATGAGCAGCGCGACATCTGAAGCTGTGGATAATGATAATCCGCCATACTCAAAAGTTTTATTGATGACCAATCCGATGAAAGCAAGTAGCGCCAGTTGCGGCAAATCTCTGCGGGTTAGCCGCAAATCTTTGCGCATGGCGATGAGGAACGGCAGCAGGACAATAGCGGCGATTATCATCCTGAGCGCGTTCATGACCAGAACCGAGGCATCGCGCAGGGCATATTTAGCAGCAACATAGCTGCACGCCCAGAGAATGTTGGCCAGGATGAGCAGGAGCCAGGCAAGGGTGGCGCGAGGGCGTGATTTATTCTGCGTCTTCGTCCTCGCCCGCCTCAAGAAGGTAGAGTTTTGCCTCCTCTGCTGTTTGTGCCGCAGTAAGTTTTACGATCAGGTGTCGCAAGAGTATAGGTTTATCAATGGCTTCGGCCTGCTTGCGGGCCAGACGAAGCAATTTTGGAAAGCGTTCCTGAACTATGTCCAGCAGTGTCTCGCGAATGCCCTGCAGCTGGCCCTGTTGTAAACCCTGCTGTAGGCCTTGTTGCAAGCCTTGTTGCAAGCCCTCCTCGCGAGCTTCCTTTGTCATTTCTTGATAGATAGGTGTTTCACGTAATACGTTATGCATTCTAAACCTCTCTCTCAGCCATTGCTGGTCTGCTATATTTCCCTTGCCGAACGCTAACGATACTAATGTAAACGCGGCAGGCAATGTTTCTTCCCTACCTGCCTCCTTAAGATTATTGAAAATCTCATCTGCCACTTCACGAGTCGCGCCGCCCATTGTCAGGATCATAAATGGCTGGATGCCTGGCAATCCTAGCTGCCTGAAATCATCCGGTGTCATCTTAGCTAATTCTATCACAATGAAATGAAATTCAAGCATTGGCTTTCAAATCAGTCCGCGTAGCACTTTATATTTCGTATCTCCACCAACTTCCTCAACCATCTTGAAATTGGCCCGCATCACAGGCTCGTATTTCAGAAAGCGGTTCGCGACGAGGTAGAAACGCCCGCGAGGGCGCAGCACCTGCGCGGCTTCGCGAATGAAGCGTTGCGCCGTTTCGGTGGTCTGGACGCCGCCCAGGTGGAATGGCGGGTTCGTCGCAACCAGGTCGAAGCGTTGCGAGCGAACTGCCTGGATGCCGTCGCTGGGTAGAACCTGCACGTTGGTCAGACCGCTCTGCTCCACCCTGTGTCTCGCCACATCTACCGCGGCCAGGCTTGTGTCGACCATCGTCACCTGCCCCTTCCTGGCTAAATGCGCGATATGCATGCCGATGTACCCGGCCCCGCAGCCGATATCCAGGGCCACATCGGTCGCATGCACCTCTAAGGCCTCTAACAATAGACGTGTCCCCTCATCTAAATCGCCGTCCGCGAAAGGAGTAAGCATTGGCTTCACCACCTGGACCTCGCCACGGACCAGAGTTTCATCTTTGCGCGAGCAGACCACGCGCCGCCCCTTGCTGATCATCACCGTCTCAACATTGCCAAAGGATTCCTGCATGCGTTTTGTCACTGAAAGGATGCCGCGGTCCTTAGCCCCTGTGACATACAGATGTCCCCCCGGCTTCAGCGCGTACCTGGCTAGCTGCAAGCCATAGTGTATCCAGGCATTGCCCGGCTGGTAAAGGATGTTCATCACTGCTATATCGATGGTTGCCGGTGCTGCATGCACGGTGTATTCGTGAAAGGGGATGTGTTCGTATGCGCCAGGCGCATTACGCTCTCGGGACTGTTCAAAGCGCGACAGGGCAGCTAGATTATCTTCGGCAAGTATAAGTCTGCCTCTCGGAATTTGCTGGGCCGCCATTGTTACGAATTCATCTTCCGCCGAGTTCAGAATCAGTACGTGATCGTCAATAGCCAGCTGGACAGTTTCACATAATAAACAGGAATGAAATGCCGCCATACTAATTGTTTGCCTCTACATACAGGTACAGAAGTTCTTTGATATGCACTCAGTATGCCTCATATATCCCGCTTCATCAAGAGGTAAAGCGTGTCAAGCCCTGAAACATTCTCGTATAATGGTTATACAACGATAGAACATCATAGGCTGGAATGGAGTACAGGCATGGCTCTTTACGTCGATAGCGCGTTTCTCCAGGATATCACGAACGTGGTTCAGGCGGTACCCCTGGCGGGCGTAACCACCAACCCGACTATTTTGTTGCAGGCGCGCGAGCGCGGCCAGGAATTAAGTCCCCAGCGCGTCCTCAACGAATTGCTGCATCTAATGGATGGCGCGATCTTTATACAGCCGGGCGCGACTACAGACGAGGATATGTATCAGGAGGCCCTGACATATATCCAGGCTAACCCAGGTCGTGTCATTCCCAAGATTCCGATGACTTTTACTGGTATGCGCGTGGCGCAGCGTTTGAAGCGCCAGCAGCATCGTATAGCGTTTACGGCCGTCACATCGGTTGCGCAGGCGTATAGCGCGGCCATGGCCGGAGCCGATTACGTTATACCATATTATGGGCGTATGGAACGTTCGGGCATTGACGCAAGCGAGCGCATCTCTGAAATAGCCGGTGTGCTGCACAACGCCGGTCTTCCCACGCGCATTCTGGTTGCCAGCATCAAATCGGGAGATGATGCCGCTCGCGCTCTACTTGCCGGGGCGGATGATTTAACCATCGCACCTCAAGTGCTGCTAAACATGATCACAGATCCCCTGACCGAAGAGGCCATCGAGCGATTTTCCCAGGATTGGCAAAAAATGAATAAACTGTAATGTTTTTAAATTGATCAGTTGATCGAAATATGAAAAATTTGTCATACTTCACTTATCCCTTTTCATAGGTTCGTCAGGTTGACATGGTATAGTATGTCCTGTAACAAGCGAATGGGGATTTTCAAGTGACAACAGACAAAAGGCGGGGAGAAGCTCAGGATAGTATGCCAGGGGAAGATAGTTTAGGGAGGGGATTTTTAGGCATCCTGGGAGTAGTGGTAAAGTGGTAGGGGGAAAAGCCTAGAGGAATTGTTGTCAGATGTAGCGGTATTTGTGGTGGCCAGGTGGTAGGGTGGAAGCCTGAAGGGTGAGTTCCTTCAGGCTTTTTCTTGTTGTATACTTCTTTTAGATAGAAGAATATGTAGGAAGGAGTAATCGCCATGGTCTATCGCAGCAACAACTTGTATGCGGCTCTCGGTGTTCTATTCTTCCTCATTGGCGCTTTCATTATCCTGGGTAGCTTCGCGCTTGCGGCAGGGGTGGATTTTCAGACCGCGTACATAGTGATCGGCATGTTTGTCTTCGTTATATCCTTTTCGTACTTTAGCCTGAGCCGGCGCGAGAATAAAGGCGCGACCGACTGAAACAGAACATGACGTCACAAATGTACATGGTCAGAGGGTTGCGCCGGGCGGAATTCGGTACCCGTATTGATATACACCAGAACCTGGTCCTGGATATGCACAATCATGTCCGGCTTGCCATCGCCATTCACATCGCGGAATTCACCCGTAATGGGGGTTAAATCCTGCCCATCGCCAAACAAGGTGGGGCCGATATAGATATGCGCGTGCGTGGCGTCCCCGCCGGGAAATTCGATGATTTCAACATGGCGGTTCAGGTTAAGAAAGATAAAGTGCGATGGGTTCGCGGAACCATCGTTGTGCCCTACGGCCGCGTCAACCTGGAAAGTGCGAGGCCGACCATAGGTTACATCATCCTGATGAATTTGCCACCATGTACCGAACGAGCTTAAGAGATACGCCAGCAGGGCCATAAGCAGCATTCCGATGATAAGAGCTACCAGGGGGAAACGACGAATTACGCTTCGATACCTCCAGCTTGCCCTTGGAGGAGGAACGGAGGTCCGGGGGGCAGTTGTCTTGGGGCCAATCGCCTGCGAAATCATGCCCGTGCTGGTGGTCGCGTTCGCGCTGGAGCGCCGCTTCTGGATGAACGGAGCCTTTTGAATATCTGTATCTTCTAGCGTGTCATGCTCTACAGGTTGTATGTACCTGCGGGCGCTGCTAGGAGGCCGTGTTTGATAGATAGAGTCATCTTCTTCTTCGTCAAAATCTACCGGTGCGAGCTGTTTTTTAGCCTGTGTTGCCCCCATAGGAATACCTCCTTTTTAAGAAACTCTGTTCCACATGCGTAATAGTAGCAGAACAAATATTCTATGTCAAGGGGTTTTTGGAACAAAATTTCAAGTCGCAGAAAAACTGGTCGAAAGGTAATCTAGATCGATTTTGAGGCAAGCCTGGAGCGGCACTTTGTTCTTTTGCCCGGTTAGACCAGGCTAATCAGTACCTTTACCTGAGTTTCTTAGAAAAAACGGGTCTATGGAGATAAGGCCGGCAAGGCTTTTGTGCATGTGAAAGGCTCAGAGGAGATGACGATGGCAAACGACTCCGTGCAGTCTCGCGTCAAGAAACTGCTATAGACTGAGCCGGTTCAACGTGTCACAGGTACTTATCTCCAATAACCCGAAGTGTAGTAAGTTGATTGACTAACTCAACTTACTACACAAGTATACCTTTTGGTATAGTTGTTTGTCAAGAAAAAAGTACTACCTGGTTCTCCGTCCATAGGGGATGTAGGGGCCAGGAAATGCAGTTTGATGAAACATCGTAGGAATTGATGCGGGGCCGATCAATCGCCGATGGGCGCGATGAATCGGCCCCTAGATGCCTATGCATTTGCACCAGACATATTCAGGTTTGGTCACTATACACTCCCCGCGGAGAAGCGGCAGGAACCGGGCCTTTGCCCGACACCCCGTTGGAGATTGAAACTAGAAGTTCTGCGCGCTTCTCCCGCAAGTGGAGCGCGATCCGGGTGGGATCGTCCTTTTGCAGCGCCATCTGTTTCAGTTCAGCAAGGACCCTGCTCCATTGCTCGCGTGCAGGTAGATAGCGACTATCACGACCGATCAGTTCCTCGAAGATGCGGCGCTCCAGTTCGTGCCAGGTCGAGCGGTCGCGCCCATCGATATCGCCGTCATCAGGAACATAGTCCTGGTCGTTGGTATTGTTGTCAATGCGCACGTGGAGAGGAGCGAAATGGTTGCGTACTATTTCCTCCATATAGTTTGTGTCAAGCGAACCGGCGTCAAAGGCCAGCGTTCCTACCAGGTTTATCTGCACCAGCGGGCGCACGGCATCCTCATCGTGGTCAGGCCCATGTCGGCGGCAATACTCATCAAGGCGCGTATAGAGTTCGCCTGGCTCTTGCAGGCCATCGACGCGCAAGTCGTGGCGTATGAATGGGCGGCGTTTGCTTACAAGGTGTGTGGCACGATGATAGCGTGCCTGCTTGTGCGGGTCGATGATGCTTTCTGGATGCTCAGTATCGATTTCGACATAATAGTAGCC
This genomic window contains:
- a CDS encoding DUF1259 domain-containing protein, coding for MGHVPYKPAWENNGNFFFQSLGQGKAILNGDFGGLLPSEIDPFIDKLLAGGLVFQALHQHFYDLTPQVYFIHFRGIGDPLQLAKAAIVAVKVTGTPLPQTAPSHPKTPLPADELGQILGGSPTIGASGVVTIMVPRRDTIVLGGVQINPFLNIATTISFLPLGKGQQAVAAPDFSMIASEVQNVVGVMRKQGWEIGCLYNQETDEHPQLYFSHNAKIGDAVTLAHEIRKGLDQTNSKGSPS
- a CDS encoding amidohydrolase translates to MTTILYLNGTIYTMDAAQPGAQAMAIDSASGRILAVGDNDEIRRMAVRDSEMIDLRGKIVLPGFTDAHIHLIEAAYRRHYIDASGTSSEAEVARLVQQRAEQTPPGQWIQGGRWDKNLWPGQQFPSRASLDAVAPAHPIALWSKDGHLLWVNSLALQRAGITRATPDPANGAILRDSNGEPTGVLEEEEATSLVYRVIDKRDPILTRHLTQNIIKDLQRSGITSIHDIEARESFTLFQQLRDEGQLGVRVDMFLPRHMLPELREIGLRAGFGDDLLRFAGIKIFADGTLGSQTAAMLEGFEGNPNNKGILTLPEAEMKETVSAAAEMGISIAIHAIGDRAAHVALNSIEYAQRLLADQSALGAINRPLQGPGIGSSSGGRTRRLRYRLEHVQLITSEDLERMKRLGVVASVQPFHAVADRDIAERYWGRRSRHAYAYHTMQQMGIPLALGSDAPVETFDPIRILYAATMRNDTATPQRPPWLPDQALPVAQALWDYTMGAAYAAGQEDHKGSLTPGKLGDAVVLHEDILSVPQQKMAENGVQATILGGRIVYGEI
- a CDS encoding endo alpha-1,4 polygalactosaminidase; translated protein: MPAMRSKMTRSAGFLPALVLVVVLFFSYSLPVNAAPASSTVKTSLPPPVPCPGCWQPALNTSWQWQLSGKVDQSFNVVMYDIDMFDNPASVVQSLHAAGRIVICYIDAGTWEKWRPDAKEFPKSVLGRHNGWPGERWLDIRQLSILEPIMQARMQLCQSKGFDGVEFDNVDGYSNKTGFPLTYQDQLNYNVWLANSAHSLGLSVALKNDVDQVNDLLPYFDWSLDEQCFQYKECDKLLPFIKANKAVMEVEYKLNPSQFCPEANAMNFNSMKKHLNLGPYRVACR
- a CDS encoding methyltransferase encodes the protein MAAFHSCLLCETVQLAIDDHVLILNSAEDEFVTMAAQQIPRGRLILAEDNLAALSRFEQSRERNAPGAYEHIPFHEYTVHAAPATIDIAVMNILYQPGNAWIHYGLQLARYALKPGGHLYVTGAKDRGILSVTKRMQESFGNVETVMISKGRRVVCSRKDETLVRGEVQVVKPMLTPFADGDLDEGTRLLLEALEVHATDVALDIGCGAGYIGMHIAHLARKGQVTMVDTSLAAVDVARHRVEQSGLTNVQVLPSDGIQAVRSQRFDLVATNPPFHLGGVQTTETAQRFIREAAQVLRPRGRFYLVANRFLKYEPVMRANFKMVEEVGGDTKYKVLRGLI
- a CDS encoding 2-phosphosulfolactate phosphatase, which encodes MKHIHILRAGFLRAGEAHGVTIVIDVIRAFTVAAYAFAGGASRIWLVRTTDEAFALRGREPEALLAGEIGGRLIPGFDFNNSPALMAKAPVAGRLLIQRTGAGTQGAVNAAHSRYLLICSLVNATATAHYASMLAAETGEPITLLPTGRPDETFPETEDDFCADYLEALITGREDAPQLLADRIARLRQGRFPQWEQGNEQDFPFEDIEKVLNADRFHFAMAGTRQEWHGITYVEAKRVDLVIPHKPARDSSLRSE
- the rho gene encoding transcription termination factor Rho, with translation MNIAELETKTITELRDIARDLELSGYTTLKKQDLVFRLLQAHTEQQGNIFSAGVLEIVEDGFGFLRQERFLPGNMDVYVSQSQIRRFGLRTGDMVSGQVRPPKDNEKYYGLLRVEAINGVDPEIAKRRPHFDVLTPIFPREMFNLETGPSNISGRIINLVAPIGRGQRGLIVSPPKAGKTMLLKSIANSITENYNDVHLMIALIGERPEEVTDMKRSVKAEVISSTFDEPTEAHTRVAEMVLERAKRLVEGGRDVVVLLDSITRLSRAYNLAVQPSGRTLSGGLDPSALFPPKRFFGAARKIEEGGSLTIIATALVDTGSRMDDVIYEEFKGTGNMELLLNRKLAERRVFPAIDISLSSTRREELLLDDKTLRAVVVMRRMFSTLADQRGMEAMEALLQHMSKTSNNMEFLATLNKSIL
- a CDS encoding DMT family transporter, whose product is MRRARTKTQNKSRPRATLAWLLLILANILWACSYVAAKYALRDASVLVMNALRMIIAAIVLLPFLIAMRKDLRLTRRDLPQLALLAFIGLVINKTFEYGGLSLSTASDVALLITSESLYTAIFSWLLLRERFKPLAVIALLLGFAGVYLIVERSPLPNIPSGGGILRMVGDLMVVLALIFEAFYTVRGKALLVKHSPLLITAATIVGSTIFWIPIAGSDILLNGWHPLGLAAWLGIGWLALMSTVIAYLAWFKGLATVDGSAAASTLFIQPLLGTVLAILLLHDQLLPTTIAGGILIIASVYLISR